One Mycobacteroides abscessus ATCC 19977 genomic window carries:
- the purL gene encoding phosphoribosylformylglycinamidine synthase subunit PurL — protein sequence MTSRVDTVDNAASTPDHPQPFAELGLKDDEYARIREILGRRPTDAELAMYSVMWSEHCSYKSSKVHLRYFGQTTTEEMRSAMLAGIGENAGVVDIGDGWAVTFKVESHNHPSYVEPYQGAATGVGGIVRDIMAMGARPIAVMDQLRFGAADAPDTRRVFDGVVRGIGGYGNSLGLPNIGGETVFDASYAGNPLVNALCAGVLRKEDLHLAFASGAGNKIILFGARTGLDGIGGVSVLASETFGGDEADGASRKKLPSVQVGDPFTEKVLIECCLELYAAHLVVGIQDLGGAGLSCATSELASAGDGGMHIDLDKVPLRATGMTPAEVLSSESQERMCAVVTPENVDAFMAVCRKWDVLATVIGEVTDGDRLRITWHGETVVDVPPRTVAHEGPVYQRPVARPDTQDALIADTAGGLARPASAAELRQTLLDMIGSPHLCSRAFITEQYDRYVRGNTVLAEHADSGVIRVDEQTGRGIALATDASGRYTLLDPYRGAQLALAEAYRNVAASGATPVAVTNCLNFGSPEDPGVMWQFSEAVRGLADGCVTLGIPVTGGNVSFYNQTGTTPILPTPVVGVLGVIDDVNRRIPTGFGTEPGETLILLGDTADEFDGSIWAQVAHDHLGGTPPKVDLAREQLLAQVLTAASRDGLVSAAHDLSEGGLIQAVVESALAGETGCRLLLPEGADPFVALFSESAGRVLVAVPRTEESRFMSMCEARQLPAVRIGVVDQGSDSVEVQGQFSVTLAELREIHEGVLPGLFG from the coding sequence GTGACTTCACGGGTTGACACGGTCGACAACGCAGCATCCACCCCCGATCACCCGCAGCCATTCGCTGAGCTAGGGCTCAAGGACGACGAGTACGCGCGCATCCGCGAGATCCTCGGTCGTCGCCCCACCGACGCCGAGCTGGCCATGTATTCGGTGATGTGGAGCGAGCACTGCTCCTACAAGTCCTCGAAGGTGCACCTGCGCTACTTCGGGCAGACCACCACCGAGGAGATGCGCTCGGCGATGCTCGCCGGCATCGGGGAGAACGCCGGGGTGGTGGATATCGGCGACGGGTGGGCAGTCACGTTCAAGGTCGAATCGCACAACCATCCCTCGTACGTGGAGCCTTATCAGGGCGCGGCGACCGGCGTGGGCGGCATCGTGCGCGACATCATGGCCATGGGTGCCCGGCCGATCGCTGTCATGGATCAGCTGCGCTTCGGCGCCGCCGATGCGCCCGACACCCGTCGTGTTTTCGATGGCGTAGTACGTGGTATCGGTGGCTACGGAAACTCACTGGGTCTGCCGAACATCGGCGGCGAGACGGTGTTCGACGCATCGTATGCCGGCAACCCCTTGGTGAACGCCCTGTGCGCCGGCGTGCTGCGTAAGGAAGATCTGCACTTGGCGTTCGCCTCCGGCGCCGGCAACAAGATCATTCTGTTCGGTGCGCGCACCGGGCTCGACGGTATTGGCGGAGTCTCGGTCCTGGCGTCAGAGACATTCGGCGGTGACGAGGCCGACGGCGCCTCGCGCAAGAAGCTTCCCAGTGTGCAGGTGGGTGATCCGTTCACCGAGAAGGTGCTCATCGAGTGCTGTCTGGAGCTGTATGCCGCTCACCTGGTGGTTGGTATCCAGGACCTCGGCGGCGCCGGACTGTCCTGTGCGACATCGGAACTGGCATCCGCGGGGGATGGCGGTATGCACATCGACCTGGACAAGGTGCCGCTGCGTGCCACCGGTATGACCCCGGCCGAGGTGCTCTCCAGCGAGTCCCAGGAGCGTATGTGCGCTGTGGTGACTCCGGAAAACGTGGATGCCTTCATGGCCGTGTGCCGCAAATGGGACGTGCTGGCCACGGTCATCGGCGAGGTCACCGACGGTGACCGGCTCCGGATCACCTGGCACGGCGAGACCGTTGTCGATGTGCCGCCGCGGACCGTCGCGCACGAGGGCCCTGTCTATCAGCGCCCGGTGGCTCGCCCAGATACCCAGGATGCGTTGATCGCCGATACCGCGGGCGGATTGGCGCGCCCGGCCAGCGCCGCCGAGCTACGCCAAACGCTGCTGGACATGATCGGCAGCCCGCACCTGTGCAGCCGCGCCTTCATCACCGAGCAGTATGACCGGTACGTGCGTGGAAACACCGTGCTTGCCGAGCATGCCGACTCGGGCGTGATCCGGGTGGATGAGCAGACCGGGCGTGGAATCGCCTTGGCCACCGATGCTTCCGGACGCTACACGCTTCTGGATCCATACCGCGGCGCCCAGCTGGCACTTGCGGAGGCATACCGCAATGTGGCCGCGTCGGGGGCCACTCCGGTCGCGGTGACCAACTGCCTGAACTTCGGCTCGCCGGAGGATCCGGGTGTCATGTGGCAGTTCTCCGAAGCGGTCCGTGGCCTTGCCGATGGCTGTGTGACGCTGGGTATCCCGGTCACGGGAGGCAATGTCAGCTTCTACAACCAGACCGGTACGACCCCCATTCTGCCCACCCCGGTGGTTGGCGTGCTGGGCGTGATCGACGATGTGAATCGGCGCATTCCCACGGGATTCGGAACCGAGCCCGGGGAAACACTGATCCTGCTGGGCGACACCGCCGATGAGTTCGACGGATCGATCTGGGCGCAGGTGGCACATGACCACCTCGGTGGCACACCACCCAAGGTCGACCTGGCCCGCGAACAGCTGCTGGCACAGGTTCTTACCGCCGCGTCACGGGACGGGCTGGTGTCCGCCGCCCACGACCTATCCGAGGGCGGGCTCATCCAGGCCGTCGTCGAATCGGCGCTGGCAGGTGAAACCGGCTGCCGCCTCCTGCTTCCCGAAGGCGCCGATCCCTTCGTGGCGTTGTTCTCCGAGTCTGCGGGGCGCGTGCTGGTCGCGGTACCGCGCACCGAGGAGAGCAGATTCATGTCGATGTGCGAAGCGCGGCAGCTTCCCGCCGTCCGTATCGGTGTGGTCGATCAGGGCTCGGATTCCGTTGAGGTGCAGGGACAGTTCTCGGTCACCCTGGCCGAGCTACGCGAGATTCACGAAGGCGTGCTGCCCGGACTGTTCGGATGA
- a CDS encoding alpha/beta hydrolase — protein sequence MSETPGVPVTTSTVDPDDWIGRSWLAFQELEEHIEHRHPLVAWAWNLLRLDFCGIAFGALFFCLSLTPSLMPRTWLFQGLIGGATAAIGYGIGVALSKLVLRFWLRHQKWWPLRDRVMITVKLGVVVLGAVCSLAMIVPAARWQRQIAALMDAQGPTTLEYSKAFLVSIAVGALFISVARILRDLVRLLARFLIRRLRLSQEVSLLIGTAIVAVLAIMLFNGVLVRGFFAAANASFGPHNDTTRAGVQQPLQPERSGSPASLSSWDSLGYEGRNFVSGGLHADVLAKVNGRPAKEPIRVYAGLETADTAEERADILVRELERTKAFDRKVLVIVPTTGTGWVTPAAARGIELMYNGDTAIVATQYSFLPSWISFLADKKKALASGQLLVDTVQKRWAQQPEGHRPKLLIYGESLGSFAGQGAFGGLGDIRAAGVAGVLWTGPPNFSHIWNELVSKRDRGTLEALPVYDSGFTARFAIGPDIDALAKPPWQNPKVLFVQHPSDPVTWWSTDLLFSEPDWLKEAPVGDRSAAMRWYPIVTFWQVAADLANAVGVPDGHGHNYGISSVNGWAAIAPPAGWTPQDTERIRKALVDTASLDGPDT from the coding sequence ATGAGCGAGACTCCTGGAGTCCCGGTAACAACGAGCACCGTCGATCCCGATGACTGGATCGGCCGCAGTTGGCTGGCATTTCAGGAACTGGAAGAGCACATCGAACACCGGCACCCGCTGGTGGCCTGGGCGTGGAATCTGCTGCGGTTGGATTTCTGTGGAATCGCTTTCGGCGCCCTGTTCTTCTGCCTGTCGCTGACTCCGTCGCTGATGCCGCGCACCTGGCTTTTTCAGGGGCTTATCGGCGGCGCCACCGCGGCCATCGGTTACGGCATCGGCGTCGCTCTCTCCAAACTTGTGCTCCGTTTCTGGCTGCGCCATCAGAAGTGGTGGCCGCTGCGCGATCGGGTGATGATCACCGTCAAACTCGGGGTGGTGGTCCTGGGAGCGGTGTGCTCACTGGCGATGATCGTGCCCGCCGCCCGTTGGCAGCGCCAGATCGCAGCCCTCATGGATGCCCAGGGCCCGACGACATTGGAATACTCAAAGGCGTTTCTCGTGTCCATAGCCGTCGGAGCGCTGTTCATTTCGGTAGCCCGGATACTGCGTGACCTGGTGCGGTTGCTGGCCCGGTTCCTGATCCGCCGTCTGCGCCTGAGCCAGGAGGTGTCGCTGCTCATCGGTACCGCCATCGTGGCGGTACTGGCCATCATGCTGTTCAACGGCGTGTTGGTGCGCGGATTCTTCGCGGCCGCCAATGCCTCGTTCGGCCCGCATAACGACACCACCAGGGCAGGTGTACAACAACCCCTCCAACCCGAGCGGTCCGGCAGCCCGGCGTCACTGTCCTCCTGGGACAGTCTTGGATACGAGGGCCGCAACTTCGTCTCCGGCGGCTTGCACGCCGATGTACTCGCCAAGGTGAATGGGCGTCCCGCCAAGGAGCCCATTCGCGTGTACGCGGGGCTGGAGACCGCCGATACGGCCGAAGAGCGCGCGGACATATTGGTGCGGGAACTGGAGCGCACCAAGGCATTCGATCGCAAGGTGTTGGTCATTGTGCCGACCACGGGCACCGGATGGGTGACGCCCGCCGCGGCGCGGGGCATCGAGTTGATGTACAACGGCGACACCGCGATCGTCGCCACCCAGTACTCGTTCCTGCCCAGCTGGATCTCCTTCCTTGCCGACAAAAAGAAGGCCCTCGCCTCGGGTCAGTTGCTGGTGGACACCGTCCAGAAGCGCTGGGCGCAGCAGCCTGAGGGACACCGCCCCAAGCTGCTGATCTACGGCGAAAGCCTCGGATCTTTTGCGGGACAAGGTGCGTTCGGTGGCCTCGGCGACATAAGGGCGGCGGGTGTCGCCGGTGTGTTGTGGACCGGCCCGCCGAACTTCAGTCATATCTGGAACGAGCTGGTATCCAAGCGGGACCGGGGCACACTGGAAGCACTGCCGGTGTACGACAGCGGATTCACCGCCCGCTTCGCGATCGGCCCTGACATCGACGCCCTCGCCAAACCGCCGTGGCAGAACCCGAAGGTGCTCTTCGTGCAGCATCCGTCGGACCCGGTGACCTGGTGGTCCACCGATCTGCTGTTCAGCGAACCGGATTGGCTCAAGGAGGCCCCGGTGGGCGACCGGTCGGCTGCCATGCGCTGGTACCCGATCGTCACGTTCTGGCAGGTGGCGGCCGACCTGGCGAATGCCGTCGGCGTGCCCGACGGGCACGGCCATAACTACGGCATCTCGTCGGTCAACGGCTGGGCGGCCATCGCCCCGCCAGCGGGCTGGACCCCGCAGGACACCGAACGCATCCGGAAGGCACTCGTCGACACCGCGTCGCTCGACGGCCCCGACACGTGA
- a CDS encoding CPBP family intramembrane glutamic endopeptidase: MSGARVLVLAVVLVAWPAVLERFPQRWRPLIGAGTSTALAGAAGIPLGLRPPQLGAGLRLGGIVASAVAAAVGASPALQPVRASMRARDIDLHPAVWLGLHIPVGTVWSEELAFRGVLQPLATEAFGRTAGSAVQAMVFGLAHIRPARAAGDSIPGTVLVTGMFGWLLGRLRERSGSVVAPMLAHLALNEAGAVATLYLGRSNVDLSPESASN; the protein is encoded by the coding sequence ATGTCCGGCGCGCGAGTGCTGGTGCTGGCCGTTGTGCTCGTGGCCTGGCCGGCGGTACTGGAACGGTTCCCCCAGCGCTGGCGCCCTCTCATCGGGGCGGGCACCAGCACGGCCCTGGCCGGTGCCGCGGGCATCCCGCTCGGTCTCAGGCCGCCCCAGCTTGGCGCGGGATTGCGGCTCGGTGGGATCGTCGCGTCGGCGGTGGCCGCCGCCGTAGGCGCCTCGCCCGCACTACAGCCAGTACGCGCCTCGATGCGAGCTCGCGACATCGACCTACATCCGGCAGTCTGGCTGGGCCTGCACATCCCGGTGGGCACAGTGTGGTCCGAGGAACTCGCCTTCCGTGGAGTGTTGCAGCCCCTGGCGACCGAAGCCTTCGGGCGTACGGCGGGCAGCGCAGTCCAGGCGATGGTCTTCGGGCTGGCGCACATCCGGCCCGCGCGTGCCGCCGGCGACTCCATTCCGGGGACGGTGCTGGTCACCGGAATGTTCGGCTGGCTGCTGGGCCGGCTTCGTGAGCGATCGGGCAGCGTGGTGGCGCCGATGCTGGCTCACCTGGCGCTCAACGAGGCCGGCGCGGTGGCAACCCTGTACCTCGGCCGGTCGAATGTCGACTTGTCACCAGAAAGTGCGAGTAACTGA
- a CDS encoding sterol carrier family protein: MPARAPDAASTRTAVLAVADWLHGEQAPEPARAVLADAVRFTARTLAADAPGASVEVRVPPFVAVQCISGPRHTRGTPPNVVETTPRTWLLLVTGLLTLEQAIADRTVTVSGSRAAEIAEWLPLIPLS, from the coding sequence ATGCCAGCCCGTGCACCCGATGCCGCCTCGACCAGGACGGCAGTGCTTGCGGTGGCCGACTGGCTGCATGGTGAACAGGCGCCGGAGCCGGCGCGTGCGGTTCTTGCCGACGCCGTCCGGTTCACCGCCCGTACTCTCGCAGCCGACGCACCGGGCGCCTCCGTGGAGGTCCGGGTGCCACCATTCGTTGCGGTGCAATGCATCTCTGGGCCACGTCACACCCGGGGCACCCCGCCGAACGTGGTGGAGACCACCCCGCGGACTTGGCTGTTGCTGGTGACAGGACTACTCACACTGGAGCAGGCCATTGCCGACCGCACCGTCACCGTATCCGGGTCACGGGCTGCCGAGATCGCTGAGTGGCTGCCCTTGATACCGCTGTCCTAG
- the purF gene encoding amidophosphoribosyltransferase, whose translation MTAQPIELENDPREECGVFGVWAPGEEVAKLTYYGLYALQHRGQEAAGIAVADGSQIVVFKDLGLVSQVFDEQTLAAMRGHVAVGHCRYSTTGSVTWENAQPVFRTTAAGTGVALGHNGNLVNTAELTERARDAGLINSKTPGMATTDSDIMGALLAHGAADATLEQAAMTLLPTVRGAFCLVFADENTLYAARDPHGVRPLCLGRLDTGWVVASETAALDIVGASFVRDIEPGELLAIDADGVRSSRFANATPKTCVFEYVYLARPDSMLDGRSVHSTRVEIGRRLAAEHSVDADLVIGVPESGTPAAVGYAQGSGIPYGQGLMKNAYVGRTFIQPSQTIRQLGIRLKLNPLREVIRGKRLVVVDDSIVRGNTQRALVRMLREAGAAEVHVRIASPPVRWPCFYGIDFASPAELIANAVESDDEMLDAVRTAIGADSLGYISAEGMVAATQEPRSRLCCACFDGNYPIELPKETALGKNVVEHMLAATARETSSESSESVQAR comes from the coding sequence GTGACCGCACAGCCGATCGAGCTGGAAAACGACCCACGCGAAGAATGCGGCGTATTCGGAGTCTGGGCGCCGGGTGAAGAGGTGGCAAAACTCACCTACTACGGCCTGTATGCGCTGCAGCACCGTGGTCAGGAGGCTGCCGGTATCGCTGTGGCCGACGGCTCGCAGATCGTGGTGTTCAAGGATCTCGGCCTGGTCAGTCAGGTTTTCGACGAGCAGACCCTCGCCGCTATGCGTGGCCACGTGGCAGTGGGGCACTGCCGGTACTCCACCACCGGGTCTGTCACCTGGGAGAACGCTCAGCCGGTCTTCCGCACCACCGCGGCGGGCACCGGAGTCGCCCTGGGACACAACGGAAACCTGGTCAATACCGCCGAGCTGACGGAGCGTGCGCGCGATGCCGGTCTGATCAATTCGAAGACGCCCGGCATGGCCACCACCGACTCCGACATCATGGGTGCGTTGTTGGCGCACGGTGCCGCCGACGCCACCCTGGAGCAGGCGGCCATGACGCTGCTGCCCACCGTGCGTGGCGCCTTCTGCTTGGTTTTCGCGGACGAGAACACGCTGTATGCGGCGCGTGATCCGCACGGAGTCCGCCCGCTGTGCCTGGGACGTCTGGACACCGGCTGGGTGGTCGCGTCAGAGACCGCCGCCCTGGACATCGTGGGCGCCTCCTTCGTCCGGGATATCGAGCCCGGTGAATTGCTCGCCATCGACGCCGATGGCGTGCGCTCCAGTCGGTTCGCCAATGCCACACCCAAGACCTGCGTCTTCGAATACGTGTATCTGGCCCGCCCCGACAGCATGCTCGACGGCCGTTCCGTGCACTCGACCCGTGTGGAGATCGGGCGCCGCTTGGCTGCCGAACACTCTGTGGATGCCGACCTGGTGATCGGAGTTCCCGAGTCGGGCACCCCGGCGGCCGTCGGCTACGCCCAGGGCTCGGGCATCCCCTACGGGCAGGGGCTGATGAAGAACGCCTATGTGGGCCGCACCTTCATTCAGCCGTCACAGACCATCCGCCAGCTCGGTATTCGTCTGAAGCTCAACCCCCTTCGCGAGGTCATTCGCGGTAAGCGCCTTGTGGTGGTGGACGACTCGATCGTTCGCGGCAACACGCAGCGGGCGCTGGTGCGGATGCTGCGCGAGGCGGGAGCCGCCGAGGTGCATGTGCGCATCGCATCGCCGCCGGTGCGCTGGCCATGCTTCTACGGCATCGACTTCGCTTCCCCGGCCGAACTTATCGCCAACGCGGTGGAATCCGATGACGAGATGCTCGACGCTGTCCGCACCGCGATCGGTGCGGACAGCCTGGGCTACATTTCCGCCGAGGGTATGGTCGCGGCCACCCAGGAACCGCGGTCGAGGTTGTGCTGCGCATGCTTCGACGGTAATTATCCGATCGAACTGCCCAAGGAGACCGCGCTCGGCAAGAACGTGGTCGAGCACATGCTTGCGGCCACTGCGCGGGAGACATCGAGCGAGAGTTCGGAATCCGTCCAGGCGCGCTAA